A stretch of Ranitomeya variabilis isolate aRanVar5 chromosome 3, aRanVar5.hap1, whole genome shotgun sequence DNA encodes these proteins:
- the LOC143818449 gene encoding uncharacterized protein LOC143818449, which translates to MYKTFALFSNRLSVIIVMDLRARETTWRSKATDLFKQGASSVSQDFIVENRDLSLQYRNALHRKTKLWWNKATLENYLVQSIVPRGLRVQVYPSFELEDPELTQRWCKAAITCSLEFIKIIIDKNNMSITTLDADIEELHKNIKKQLPADKMENFIKNIEKDMDKWENEISALKVKKFARDTADFETEKIFKWQLPKKKLRMDGAKYTGSEREQASLTENSTSGSEAESSNEYHMRTRTGARENREGRKYPVFFSNRKVDRRQNDKPKVINLSNHVLSDAQLKLLEKGLTFSPSSRLDKFQVVKDVHLFARKVLLQRLHYKSDVGNLDYSDSELEVLKNLEELLKENEMDDEGPL; encoded by the exons ATGTATAAAACGTTTGCTCTGTTTTCTAACAGATTATCCGTAATTATTGTGATGGACCTGAGAGCTAGGGAGACCACCTGGCGGTCCAAGGCTACAGATCTTTTCAAGCAAGGAGCTTCATCTGTGTCACAGGATTTTATAGTGGAAAATAGAGATCTCTCTTTACAGTATAGAAATGCGTTGCATAGAAAAACTAAATTATGGTGGAATAAGGCCACGTTGGAGAATTATCTGGTACAAAGTATTGTCCCTAGGGGCCTGAGAGTACAGGTATACCCTTCTTTTGAGTTGGAAGACCCAGAATTAACACAGAGATGGTGCAAAGCGGCAATTACTTGCTCCCTAGAATTTATTAAAATCATAATAGATAAGAATAATATGAGCATAACTACCTTGGATGCGGATATTGAGGAACTGCATAAAAATATTAAGAAACAACTGCCTGCTGATAAGATGGAGAATTTTATCAAGAATATTGAAAAGGATATGGACAAGTGGGAAAATGAAATTAGTGCGCTTAAAGTAAAGAAATTCGCAAGAGATACAGCAGATTTTGAAACTGAAAAGATTTTTAAATGGCAGCTTCCAAAAAAGAAACTCagaatggatggagctaaatatacGGGCTCAGAAAGAGAGCAGGCCTCACTCACTGAAAATAGTACTTCGGGTAGTGAAGCAGAGAGTTCTAATGAATATCATATGCGGACGAGGACTGGTGCACGGGAGAATCGTGAAGGTAGAAAATATCCCGTCTTTTTCAGCAATAGGAAGGTGGATAGAAGGCAGAATGATAAGCCTAAGGTAATCAATCTATCTAATCATGTCCTTAGTGATGCTCAATTGAAACTATTGGAAAAAGGTTTAACGTTCTCCCCTTCTTCCCGTCTAGACAAATTTCAAGTAGTGAAAGATGTGCATCTATTTGCACGTAAGGTCTTGCTTCAGAGACTACACTACAAAAGCGATGTGGGGAACTTGGACTATAGTGATTCTGAATTGGAAGTTTTAAAAAACTTGGAGGAATTATTAAAGGAAAATGAAATGGATGATGAGG GTCCACTTTGA